Proteins from one Desmodus rotundus isolate HL8 chromosome 9, HLdesRot8A.1, whole genome shotgun sequence genomic window:
- the ZNF672 gene encoding LOW QUALITY PROTEIN: zinc finger protein 672 (The sequence of the model RefSeq protein was modified relative to this genomic sequence to represent the inferred CDS: inserted 4 bases in 2 codons), with protein MSGKSFCKSSMLTRHLQRHLGEKPCRCXECNKGFLESATSVHLKPMHTREKPYICGDCVCCFSKSSXHKHSHQGMQQHICAICCKDFGHRSDLLVHQRIHTVERPFPHPECGCSFSDCSNLTKHQCMQMGEKPYHCELCSKHFTSVFNLNVYQSNHTGHKPLKCPQCGKAFSTGTELVPPHKRHLGQPKAQCAECGKCFSHNHWLSQNQQAHIQAHTTSATTRDTTAAALIFAAQEDYYSLAVLESSPALYTPSP; from the exons ATGAGCGGCAAGAGCTTCTGCAAGAGCTCCATGCTAACGAGACACCTGCAAAGGCATTTGGGTGAGAAGCCCTGCAGGTG TGAGTGTAACAAGGGCTTCTTGGAGAGTGCCACGTCGGTGCACCTGAAGCCCATGCACACCAGGGAGAAACCCTACATATGTGGTGACTGTGTGTGCTGCTTCAGCAAGAGCTC ACACAAGCACAGCCACCAGGGCATGCAGCAGCACATCTGTGCCATATGCTGCAAGGACTTTGGCCACCGCTCCGACCTGCTGGTGCACCAGCGCATCCACACTGTTGAAAGGCCCTTCCCACATCCTGAGTGTGGCTGCAGCTTTAGTGACTGCTCAAATCTCACCAAGCACCAGTGCATGCAAATGGGCGAGAAGCCCTACCACTGTGAGTTGTGCAGCAAGCACTTCACAAGTGTGTTCAACCTCAATGTGTACCAGAGTAACCACACGGGCCACAAGCCCCTCAAGTGCCCCCagtgtggcaaggccttcagcACGGGCACCGAGCTGGTGCCGCCCCACAAGAGGCACCTGGGCCAGCCGAAAGCACAATGTGCTGAGTGTGGCAAATGTTTCAGCCACAACCACTGGCTGTCACAGAACCAGCAGGCCCACATACAAGCTCACACCACTTCTGCCACCACACGAGACACCACGGCCGCAGCCCTCATCTTTGCTGCCCAA GAAGACTACTATAGCCTGGCTGTGCTGGAATCCAGTCCTGCCCTGTACACCCCATCACCCTAG